The proteins below come from a single Chitinophaga pinensis DSM 2588 genomic window:
- a CDS encoding PleD family two-component system response regulator: MQKIIVLDDNEGILEAVSLVLRRKQMEVIALRDPADLEKNIALHQPVLLLMDIFLGGYDGRKICRRLKESQLSDQLWVILFSAQTYSKDSVVESGADAVLNKPFSLKTLYSVIDNMLSKQH; this comes from the coding sequence ATGCAAAAGATAATTGTACTAGACGACAATGAAGGCATCCTTGAGGCTGTGTCGTTGGTGCTAAGGAGAAAACAAATGGAGGTAATTGCTCTGCGGGATCCCGCTGACCTGGAAAAGAATATCGCCTTACATCAACCTGTTTTACTGCTCATGGATATTTTTCTCGGCGGTTATGATGGACGTAAGATCTGTCGCCGGCTAAAGGAGAGTCAATTATCTGATCAATTATGGGTGATTTTATTTTCTGCGCAGACTTATTCGAAAGATTCTGTAGTGGAGAGTGGGGCTGATGCTGTGTTGAATAAGCCGTTTTCCTTAAAGACCTTATATAGTGTCATCGATAATATGTTGAGCAAGCAGCATTGA
- a CDS encoding lipocalin family protein, with amino-acid sequence MKRISLLTCAIALLFVTCKKDDHLSPVPDEFKALVGRWKLVATYDYINDDQPILWTPTTGEKEMTLNANGSMTGDYYRHDYNAFKVGTNYNYVRPFDSVIFVYQHNGTPKDTMRYIIRKLDADTLTLNGFCIELCGQKYARIKQ; translated from the coding sequence ATGAAACGTATAAGCTTATTGACATGTGCCATCGCGCTGCTTTTTGTTACCTGTAAGAAAGACGACCATCTTTCCCCTGTTCCCGACGAATTCAAAGCCCTCGTAGGCCGATGGAAACTGGTCGCAACCTATGATTATATCAATGACGACCAACCAATCCTCTGGACGCCCACTACGGGAGAGAAAGAGATGACACTTAACGCAAATGGCAGTATGACGGGAGATTATTACAGACATGATTACAATGCCTTCAAAGTCGGTACCAACTACAATTACGTACGACCATTCGACAGTGTAATATTTGTATACCAACATAATGGTACCCCAAAAGATACGATGAGATACATCATACGAAAACTAGACGCTGATACCCTGACACTGAACGGATTCTGCATCGAATTATGCGGACAAAAATATGCCAGGATTAAGCAGTAA
- a CDS encoding family 43 glycosylhydrolase, whose translation MYRTKKYLALLLSFVCLSMCATLHAQSTTGPVIAGDLADPSIIKVDSVYYATGTSSEWAPYYPVYKSSNLKDWRQTGYVFDKAPDWTVGSFWAPEYYQIGDTYYMYYTARRKSDNQSFIGVATSRYPDHGFIDHGVIIEHGKEAIDAFIYDDNGQRYITFKAYGLENRPIEILGYKLSADGLKTEGEAFTLLKDDNRAGMEGQSILKKDNYYYLFYSAGNCCGGGCTYSVNVARSTSFKGPYEYFTGNPVLSENDSWKCMGHGTFVTADDNQTYYLHHAYNKKSTVFTGREALLSRLSWQTPSGWPALKTVDISTTTPVDLYDPFDGKKTEKYWQWDFRHSTPSIQQQKGTLRLSGVATKENPAGIVLTVRPTADNFEMSTSVTNHNKALKGLVIYGDANAAIGIGVEGDSVKVWKTENKQRITIKAAAVPSSAIGLKIAMSGGSNCEFFYQTDDATWIPLATGLATGSLAQWDRSPRLGLQYSGNKNENAQFAFFRLHNK comes from the coding sequence ATGTATCGGACTAAAAAGTATCTTGCTCTACTGCTTTCGTTTGTTTGTCTGTCAATGTGTGCCACGCTCCACGCTCAGTCCACAACAGGCCCTGTTATCGCAGGCGACCTGGCAGATCCATCCATCATAAAAGTCGACAGCGTCTACTATGCAACAGGTACCTCCTCAGAATGGGCGCCTTATTATCCTGTCTACAAGTCGTCTAACCTGAAAGACTGGCGACAGACAGGCTACGTGTTTGACAAAGCACCGGATTGGACAGTAGGCTCCTTCTGGGCGCCGGAATATTATCAAATAGGCGACACCTATTACATGTATTATACCGCCAGACGAAAGTCGGACAACCAATCCTTTATCGGTGTCGCAACATCCCGCTACCCCGATCATGGATTTATTGACCATGGCGTCATCATCGAACATGGAAAAGAAGCCATCGATGCTTTTATCTACGATGACAATGGCCAACGATATATCACATTTAAGGCATACGGACTGGAAAACAGACCCATTGAAATACTTGGGTATAAATTGTCTGCCGACGGACTGAAAACGGAAGGCGAAGCATTCACCTTACTGAAAGATGATAACCGCGCAGGCATGGAAGGACAAAGCATCCTGAAAAAAGATAATTATTATTATCTCTTTTACTCTGCCGGCAATTGCTGCGGCGGTGGATGTACCTATTCTGTAAACGTCGCCCGCTCCACCAGCTTCAAAGGCCCTTATGAATACTTTACAGGCAACCCTGTCCTCAGTGAAAACGACAGCTGGAAATGTATGGGACACGGTACCTTCGTTACCGCTGATGATAATCAGACCTACTACCTGCACCATGCGTACAATAAGAAAAGCACCGTGTTCACAGGGCGAGAAGCACTCCTCTCCCGGTTATCCTGGCAAACACCTTCTGGCTGGCCCGCACTGAAAACAGTCGATATCAGCACAACAACACCGGTAGATCTTTACGATCCGTTTGATGGAAAAAAAACAGAGAAATACTGGCAATGGGACTTCCGCCACTCTACCCCTTCCATACAACAACAGAAAGGAACGCTTCGCTTATCAGGTGTAGCAACAAAAGAAAATCCAGCCGGTATCGTACTGACAGTAAGACCAACTGCCGATAACTTTGAAATGTCCACCAGCGTAACGAATCACAACAAAGCCCTCAAGGGACTGGTCATCTATGGGGACGCAAACGCCGCCATTGGTATCGGTGTAGAAGGAGACAGTGTAAAAGTCTGGAAAACTGAAAACAAACAACGTATCACCATAAAGGCAGCCGCTGTGCCGTCCTCCGCTATCGGACTGAAAATAGCCATGTCTGGCGGCAGCAACTGCGAGTTCTTTTATCAAACGGACGACGCTACCTGGATACCGCTGGCTACCGGCTTAGCAACAGGATCTTTAGCGCAATGGGACAGAAGTCCACGACTGGGTCTGCAATACAGCGGCAATAAAAACGAAAACGCGCAGTTTGCCTTCTTCAGATTGCACAACAAATAA
- a CDS encoding AraC family transcriptional regulator produces MAKEKANIISEYHLHQHQPQKPQFAIHDLQEYLQQHHGNASRPHIHSFYQIIWFQSGNGKHFVDFQEYEVFDNAIFFIAMNQVHYFDSSSDYKGMLIHFNESFLVQDSNEVAYFLKCSLFNNPYRQPSCCIGKGIETVLESYIQQIRRELEDGEEFGREELLKIYLKAFLVQVQRRKNAFEQTEGKTPFMVDEKRLQLVQFVNFIDDNYMKGLSVAEYARLMHISSRTLSDLTSQLLNKTPSLMIQERIILEAKRLLLHSSLNINQIGYRLGFDDPSYFVKYFKKHTIISPSEFRKAVS; encoded by the coding sequence ATGGCTAAGGAGAAGGCAAATATTATCAGTGAATATCATCTGCATCAGCACCAACCTCAAAAACCGCAATTTGCCATTCATGATCTGCAAGAATATTTGCAGCAGCATCATGGTAATGCCTCCAGACCGCATATACACAGTTTTTATCAGATTATCTGGTTTCAGTCTGGTAACGGCAAACACTTTGTTGATTTCCAGGAATATGAGGTGTTTGATAATGCGATATTCTTCATTGCAATGAATCAGGTCCATTATTTTGACAGTAGCAGTGATTATAAGGGGATGCTGATCCATTTTAATGAATCTTTTCTAGTGCAGGATAGTAATGAGGTGGCCTATTTTCTGAAATGCAGTCTGTTCAATAATCCTTATCGGCAGCCATCCTGTTGTATAGGCAAGGGCATTGAAACCGTATTGGAAAGCTATATACAACAGATCCGCCGTGAGCTGGAAGATGGAGAGGAGTTTGGCCGGGAAGAGTTATTGAAGATCTACCTGAAGGCGTTCCTGGTACAGGTACAGCGCCGGAAGAATGCTTTTGAGCAGACGGAAGGAAAGACGCCGTTTATGGTAGACGAGAAAAGGTTGCAACTGGTGCAGTTTGTGAATTTTATTGACGATAATTATATGAAGGGGCTATCGGTGGCAGAGTATGCCCGGCTGATGCATATCTCTTCCAGGACTTTATCTGACCTGACCAGTCAGCTGCTGAATAAAACGCCCTCATTAATGATCCAGGAGCGGATTATCCTGGAGGCGAAACGTTTGTTGCTTCATTCCAGTCTTAATATCAACCAGATTGGTTACAGACTGGGTTTTGATGATCCTTCTTATTTTGTCAAGTATTTTAAGAAACATACGATTATTTCTCCGTCGGAGTTCAGGAAGGCTGTTTCCTGA